A window of the Trichoderma asperellum chromosome 6, complete sequence genome harbors these coding sequences:
- a CDS encoding uncharacterized protein (EggNog:ENOG41~TransMembrane:12 (i71-89o109-129i136-153o159-178i199-220o232-253i295-314o334-357i377-395o401-425i446-463o469-492i)), with product MTSPEGVLNGSSLSDIQADDKTLVTKPEDQFGNSDSNSNSDAEKGQVSQEVLDWDNDPHNPYNWPAWRKGLMVFTISTMGLTISIATSISSSSVGLLQEEFGVSRTVALLPLTLYVVALGLGPVIGGPLSETIGRYPVIMGGMLLGSFFTIGAGFVHNFGALCFFRFLTGFLWAPVLANAPGSLSETFLPKTRGPVSAMFILTPFLGPGLGPVIGSFVSVDKGWRWTEWTMLFFAAFTITLGCFIGETFHPILKRRLAKKRGLEVPPLPPVSERIKTFAVVAAVRPLLMLFTEPIVSFICLYVAINFGTLFSFFGGVPYSFGMVYHFDTEQSGLVFLAIVIGCFLGLATIMACEIFFYRKQVPNYPPNKIPPEHRLYPAMMGCFGLPIGLFWFAWTARKDISWASPAVAIIPFAWGNLCVFVSTIQYISDTYTGNVVASASSANSLARYGFAGVFPLFTIQMYEGLGIHWATSLLGFIALALIPIPFVLYRFGPTIRAKSKFETHKYD from the exons ATGACATCTCCAGAAGGAGTGCTGAATGGCTCCTCCTTGTCGGATATACAGGCGGACGACAAAACGTTGGTGACAAAGCCGGAAGACCAGTTTGGCAACAgcgacagcaacagcaacagcgatGCTGAGAAGGGGCAGGTTTCGCAGGAAGTTCTCGACTGGGACAATGACCCTCATAATCCGTATAACTGGCCTGCGTGGAGGAAAGGGTTGATGGTGTTTACTATATCTACAATGGGTCTCACAAT ATCAATAGCCACATCCATCTCCAGTTCCTCTGTCGGCCTTCTACAAGAGGAATTTGGTGTAAGCCGAACCGTCGCCTTACTGCCTCTTACTCTCTACGTCGtcgcccttggccttggccccGTAATTGGTGGCCCCCTTTCCGAAACGATTGGTCGCTATCCTGTTATCATGGGAGGCATGCTTCTCGGCTCTTTCTTCACCATTGGAGCAGGATTTGTCCACAACTTTGGCGCCTTGTGCTTCTTCCGTTTCCTTACCGGGTTCTTATGGGCTCCTGTGCTGGCCAATGCCCCTGGATCGCTTTCAGAGACGTTTTTGCCAAAGACAAGAGGGCCTGTGAGTGCCATGTTCATCCTCACTCCATTCTTAGGACCTGGCCTAGG ACCGGTTATTGGCTCCTTTGTTTCTGTCGACAAGGGCTGGCGTTGGACCGAATGGACaatgctcttcttcgccgccttCACCATCACCTTGGGCTGCTTCATTGGAGAAACTTTCCACCCCATTCTCAAGCGCCGTCTGGCTAAGAAGCGTGGCCTTGAGGTACCTCCACTTCCTCCCGTGAGCGAGCGCATCAAGACCTTCGCCGTAGTGGCCGCTGTTCGGCCTCTCCTTATGCTTTTTACCGAGCCTATCGTTTCGTTCATCTGCCTCTACGTCGCCATAAACTTTGGTACccttttcagcttctttgGTGGCGTTCCCTACTCCTTTGGTATGGTATATCACTTTGATACTGAACAGTCCGGCTTGGTTTTCCTAGCTATTGTCATTGGTTGTTTCCTCGGCCTTGCCACCATCATGGCCTGCGAAATCTTCTTCTACCGAAAGCAAGTTCCCAACTACCCTCCTAACAAAATTCCTCCGGAGCACCGGCTTTATCCCGCCATGATGGGCTGCTTTGGACTGCCCATTGGTCTCTTCTGGTTCGCTTGGACCGCGCGAAAGGACATCTCCTGGGCAAGCCCTGCAGTAGCCATCATTCCTTTTGCTTGGGGCAACTTGTGCGTCTTTGTTAGCACTATCCAATACATTTCCGACACGTATACCGGCAACGTTGTCGCGAGTGCTTCTAGTGCCAATAGTTTGGCGCGATATGGTTTCGCAGGAGTGTTTCCTCTTTTCACCATCCAAA TGTATGAAGGCCTTGGAATTCACTGGGCTACCAGTTTGCTAGGATTCATTGCTCTAGCTTTGATTCCAATTCCCTTTGTTCTTTACAGATTCGGTCCTACTATCCGGGCGAAAAGCAAGTTTGAGACTCACAAGTACGACTAA
- a CDS encoding uncharacterized protein (TransMembrane:11 (o77-97i109-126o132-156i163-185o201-221i295-317o337-357i364-385o405-424i436-456o476-497i)~EggNog:ENOG41) has product MGVGGKKPVNIFKLKDLGEPEGALNWRLWFAVFSFGLLGAARGIDEGLISGAFNSANFKSSIHYASYDTVEQANIKANVSAMVQIGSVGGALFAFLICDRIGRLNATRVLCLIWAVGIAIFMAGGVKGNLGAIYAGRFIAGLGVGQTPVVGPIYIAEIAPASIRGLCTCFFTGAVYLGILLAYFANYGCQLHIVSGSPNQWLVPTSLHIMMSGIIFILSFFQYESPRFLVKEGKIEQAVYSMARLRQQSPDSEYVNREIAMIQIGLDRELEASQGVGWFGKVKELLLNKSNLYRVYLSSMVQLLGQWSGAGSITLYAPDLFKILGVTGNSESLLVTGVFGIVKFVAAMICALFLVDVIGRKRALLCGITLQTISMIYVAGFLTAVPQLGTVKNFVLPESMKGPSRGAVAMIYLSGVGWALGWNSMQYLLTAELYPLRVRALATSWAMTLHFANQYGNSRALPVMLLSTSEGGISPMGTFWCFSAVTLLGGIWVWFFVPETGGRSLESMDRLFDLPWYKIGLYGNKDAEEKDMAVDEKQRAAEEEFGNAQQVEYKA; this is encoded by the exons ATGGGTGTCGGGGGGAAGAAACCCGTCAATATCTTCAAGTTGAAAGACTTGGGAGAGCCAGAGGGAGCTCTGAACTGGCGCCTCTGGTTTgccgtcttttcttttggcctACTCGGCGCTGCGCGAGGTATCGACGAGGGACTGATCTCTGGTGCCTTCAACTCGGCCAATTTCAAATCATCTATTCACTATGCCTCATACGATACTGTCGAGCAGGCCAACATCAAAGCCAATGTCTCTGCCATGGTCCAGATTGGATCCGTCGGCGGTGCGTTGTT TGCCTTCCTAATTTGTGATCGTATTGGCCGACTCAATGCTACGCGAGTGCTGTGCCTCATCTGGGCTGTTGGCATTGCTATTTTTATGGCTGGCGGAGTGAAGGGAAATTTGGGCGCCATCTATGCCGGTAGATTTATCGCCGGCCTTGGCGTGGGACAGACGCCGGTCGTAGG CCCCATTTACATTGCTGAAATTGCGCCCGCATCAATTCGTGGTCTCTGCACATGCTTCTTCACTGGTGCTGTCTATCTCGGCATATTGCTTGCTTATTTCGCCAACTATGGATGCCAGCTTCATATCGTCAGTGGCAGCCCGAATCAATGGCTTGTCCCCACCAGTTTACATATCATGATGAGTGGAAtcattttcattctttccttcttccaaTACGAATCGCCGCGCTTTCTCGTCAAAGAGGGTAAAATTGAGCAAGCTGTCTACAGCATGGCTCGCTTGCGCCAGCAGTCTCCCGACAGCGAGTACGTCAATCGCGAGATAGCTATGATTCAGATTGGCCTTGACCGTGAGCTGGAAGCTAGCCAAGGTGTTGGCTGGTTTGGTAAAGTCAAGGAGCTGCTTCTCAACAAGAGCAACCTGTACCGAGTGTATCTGTCATCCATGGTTCAGCTGCTTGGTCAGTGGTCTGGCGCTGGATCCATCACCCTGTATGCGCCGGATCTGTTCAAAATTTTGGGCGTTACTGGAAACAGCGAGTCTCTTCTTGTTACTGGCGTCTTCGGCATCGTCAAATTCGTGGCGGCAATGATCTGCGCCCTCTTCCTCGTTGATGTTATCGGCCGCAAGCGTGCTTTGCTATGTGGTATTACACTCCAGACCATTTCCATGATCTATGTTGCCGGTTTTCTTACTGCCGTACCTCAACTCGGAACTGTCAAAAACTTTGTCTTGCCTGAGTCTATGAAGGGACCTAGCCGAGGCGCAGTTGCCATGATCTACCTATCAGGCGTCGGCTGGGCGCTTGGTTGGAATTCTATGCAGTACCTGCTTACGGCTGAATTGTATCCCCTTCGAGTTCGTGCTCTTGCTACCTCGTGGGCTATGACCCTTCACTTTGCCAACCAATATGGTAACTCGCGCGCTTTACCCGTTATGCTGCTCAGCACTTCAGAAGGAGGAATCTCGCCCATGGGTACTTTCTGGTGTTTTTCAGCTGTTACCTTGCTAGGTGGTATCTGGGTGTGGTTCTTCGTCCCCGAAACTGGCGGCCGTTCTCTTGAGAGCATGGACCGCCTGTTTGACCTACCGTGGTACAAGATCGGTCTGTATGGTAACAAGGATgccgaagaaaaagatatgGCTGTTGATGAAAAGCAGCGGGCTGCCGAGGAAGAGTTTGGCAACGCGCAGCAGGTTGAGTATAAGGCATAA